One segment of Syngnathus typhle isolate RoL2023-S1 ecotype Sweden linkage group LG9, RoL_Styp_1.0, whole genome shotgun sequence DNA contains the following:
- the sema5ba gene encoding semaphorin-5B isoform X2: MTTSMAGLLLLRLLLLIIPSTAVATVLPNATSAFSTVSLFQPLSQPECSKKEHPKVSTQVLSPWMSTFSWAGVRDFSQLTLDLARNELIVGARNFLFRLDLSNMSLIQATDWAPDDETRRSCQSKGKTEIECQNYIRVLLVNKTQVMTCGTNAFQPLCTIREVGNLSKVLERVNGVARCPYDPRHNSTAVLTERGELYAATVIDFSGRDPVIYRSLGGMPPLRTAQYNSKWLNEPHFISAYDMGLFTLFFLRENAVEHDCGKTVYSRVARVCKNDIGGRFLLEDTWTTFMKARLNCSRSGEIPFYYNQLQSTFHLPEQDLIYAIFTTNVNSIAASAVCAFNLSAITRAFNGPFRSQENPRSTWMPTPNPISNFQCGTIEDEGPNEGLTERSLQDAQRLFLMNEVVQPESVDPLVMQDDVRFSHLAVDIVQGMDTLYHVMYIATEYGSILKALATSNKNLQGCYLEELELLPSGARQPILSLQILHSDRSLFVGLSDRVLKIPLERCSTYRTETLCLEARDPYCGWDMRQRRCTTLEDSTNMSQWKQNITACPLQNQTRHGAFGDWTAWQACSNDDGVDGVSSCLCRSRSCDSPAPRCGGRKCEGATIEVANCSRNGGWTPWSSWGQCSTSCGTGFELRQRSCNNPAPRHGGRVCVGAVRDERFCNEGASCPQPVLWSPWGSWTKCSSECSGGVHSRVRTCENGNSCPGCALEYKACNLEACPEVKRNTPWTPWMPVNVTQGGARQEQRTRYMCRARLADPHQLQMGRRKLETRFCPNDGTAACDTDDLVEDLLRTPPVRGASTPGWSSWDSWSGCSQSCSKGYRTRRRSCAGPEGKTAPVACKGSPVEYQDCNVQACLVKGAWSCWSSWSQCSAACGGGHYQRTRACSNPPPSAGGDICLGLHTEEALCNTHTCDDACWAPREQMEVQADSGGGWMAWSLWSACDDSGVQTRTRACGATGGAPCVGNTTQRRDCNEIPVILPASGFDTDQHCGAFTSIHLIATGVSCFLGAGLLSFLVYVYCQRFHKPSQESAVIHPTTPNHLNYKGNVTPKNEKYTPMEFKTLNKNNLLPDERSNLFPTSLQQANVYTTTYYPPALGKFDYQPNASPSPCRTYNHTNNT, encoded by the exons ATGACAACGTCCATGGCCGGCCTCCTCCTGCTgaggctcctcctcctcataaTCCCGTCGACGGCGGTGGCAACGGTTCTTCCCAACGCTACGTCAGCGTTCTCGACGGTGTCGCTTTTCCAGCCGCTCAGCCAGCCCGAGTGCTCCAAGAAAGAACATCCCAAAGTATCCACGCAAG TGCTCAGTCCGTGGATGTCCACGTTTTCATGGGCCGGGGTACGAGATTTCTCTCAGCTGACCCTTGACCTTGCCCGGAACGAACTCATTGTGGGCGCCAG GAACTTCCTGTTCAGGTTGGACCTCAGCAACATGTCATTAATCCAG GCGACGGACTGGGCGCCCGACGACGAGACCAGGAGGTCCTGTCAGAGCAAAGGCAAAACCGAG ATTGAGTGTCAGAACTATATCCGAGTGCTGCTGGTCAACAAGACCCAAGTCATGACCTGTGGGACCAATGCCTTCCAGCCCCTCTGCACAATCAGAGAG GTGGGCAACCTGAGCAAAGTGTTGGAACGCGTGAACGGCGTGGCCCGCTGCCCGTACGACCCTCGCCACAACTCCACGGCCGTGCTGACGGAGCGCGGGGAACTCTACGCCGCCACCGTCATCGACTTCTCCGGACGCGACCCCGTCATCTACCGCAGCCTGGGCGGGATGCCGCCGCTGCGTACCGCGCAGTACAACTCCAAGTGGCTTAACG AGCCGCATTTCATCTCCGCTTACGACATGGGCCTGTTCACGTTGTTCTTCCTGCGGGAGAACGCGGTGGAGCACGACTGCGGCAAGACGGTGTACTCGCGGGTGGCGCGCGTCTGCAAGAACGACATCGGCGGCCGCTTCCTGCTGGAGGACACGTGGACCACTTTCATGAAAGCCCGCCTCAATTGCTCGCGCTCGGGCGAGATCCCCTTCTACTACAACCAGTTGCAGAGCACCTTCCACCTGCCCGAGCAGGACCTGATCTACGCCATCTTCACCACCAACGT CAACAGCATCGCAGCCTCGGCCGTGTGCGCCTTCAACCTGAGCGCCATCACGCGCGCCTTCAACGGGCCTTTCCGCTCCCAGGAGAATCCCCGCTCCACCTGGATGCCCACCCCCAACCCTATCAGCAACTTCCAG TGCGGTACCATCGAGGACGAAGGTCCAAACGAGGGTCTGACGGAGCGCAGCCTGCAAGACGCCCAGCGCCTCTTCTTGATGAACGAAGTGGTGCAGCCCGAGTCAGTGGACCCGCTGGTCATGCAGGATGACGTGCGCTTCTCCCACCTGGCAGTGGACATCGTGCAGGGAATGGACACGCTCTACCACGTCATGTACATCGCCACCG AATACGGCAGCATCCTGAAGGCGCTGGCCACGTCCAACAAGAACCTGCAAGGCTGCtacctggaggagttggagCTCCTCCCGTCCGGCGCGCGGCAACCAATCCTGAGCCTGCAGATCCTGCACAGCGACCGCTCGCTCTTTGTGGGCCTCAGCGACCGAGTGCTAAAGATCCCCCTGGAGAGATGTTCCACGTACCGCACTGAGAC TCTGTGCTTGGAAGCTCGAGATCCTTACTGCGGTTGGGACATGCGTCAACGGCGCTGCACTACGCTGGAGGACAGCACCAACATGAGTCAGTGGAAGCAGAACATCACGGCGTGTCCG TTGCAGAACCAGACCAGGCACGGCGCTTTCGGAGACTGGACGGCGTGGCAGGCGTGCAGCAACGACGACGGTGTGGACGGCGTCAGCTCCTGTTTGTGCCGCTCCAGGTCATGCGACAGCCCGGCTCCTCGCTGCGGGGGCAGGAAGTGCGAGGGAGCCACCATCGAGGTGGCCAACTGTTCCAG AAACGGAGGCTGGACGCCCTGGTCGTCATGGGGACAGTGCAGCACCAGCTGCGGCACGGGATTCGAGCTGCGCCAGCGCTCCTGCAACAACCCGGCGCCGCGGCACGGAGGCCGCGTCTGCGTGGGGGCCGTTCGTGACGAGAG GTTCTGCAACGAGGGCGCCTCGTGTCCCCAGCCGGTCTTGTGGTCCCCGTGGGGCTCGTGGACCAAGTGCAGCAGCGAGTGCAGCGGAGGGGTGCACTCGCGGGTGCGGACCTGCGAAAACGGCAACAGCTGCCCGGGATGCGCCCTG GAGTACAAGGCGTGTAACCTGGAGGCGTGTCCCGAGGTCAAGCGGAACACCCCTTGGACGCCGTGGATGCCGGTCAACGTGACGCAGGGCGGCGCACGTCAGGAGCAGCGCACCCGCTACATGTGCCGCGCTCGCCTGGCCGACCCGCATCAGCTGCAGATGGGACGACGGAAGCTGGAGACCAGATTCTGCCCCAACGACGGCACCGCCGCCTGCGACACAGACG ACTTAGTGGAAGACCTGCTTCGGACCCCGCCGGTCCGAGGGGCGAGCACCCCTGGCTGGTCTTCGTGGGACTCCTGGTCCGGGTGTTCGCAGAGCTGCTCCAAAGGCTACCGCACCCGACGGCGGTCCTGCGCCGGACCCGAGGGCAAGACCGCCCCCGTGGCCTGCAAGGGTTCCCCCGTCGAGTACCAGGACTGCAACGTCCAGGCTTGTCTCG TGAAGGGCGCGTGGTCGTGCTGGTCGTCGTGGTCGCAGTGCTCGGCGGCGTGCGGCGGCGGCCACTACCAGCGCACCCGAGCGTGCTCCAACCCGCCGCCGTCCGCCGGGGGAGACATCTGCCTGGGGCTGCACACCGAGGAGGCGCTCTGCAACACGCACACGTGCGACG atGCGTGTTGGGCCCCAAGGGAGCAGATGGAGGTCCAGGCTGACAGCGGAG GTGGCTGGATGGCCTGGTCGCTGTGGTCGGCTTGCGACGACTCGGGGGTGCAGACGAGGACCCGAGCGTGCGGCGCCACCGGGGGCGCCCCCTGCGTGGGCAACACCACCCAGCGTAGGGACTGCAATGAAATACCTG TCATCCTTCCCGCATCGGGCTTTGATACGGACCAGCACTGCGGAG CGTTCACGTCCATCCACCTGATCGCCACCGGGGTGTCGTGCTTCCTGGGCGCCGGTCTCTTGTCCTTCCTGGTCTACGTGTACTGCCAACGCTTCCACAAGCCGTCGCAAGAGTCGGCCGTCATCCACCCGACCACGCCCAACCACCTCAACTACAAGGGCAACGTCACGCCAAAGAACGAGAAGTACACGCCCATGGAGTTCAAG ACGCTGAACAAGAACAACCTCCTGCCGGACGAACGCTCCAACTTGTTCCCGACGTCGCTGCAGCAGGCCAACGTGTACACCACCACGTACTACCCGCCCGCCCTGGGAAAGTTCGACTATCAGCCCAACGCCTCGCCCTCGCCCTGCCGGACCTACAACCACACCAACAACACCTGA
- the sema5ba gene encoding semaphorin-5B isoform X1: protein MTTSMAGLLLLRLLLLIIPSTAVATVLPNATSAFSTVSLFQPLSQPECSKKEHPKVSTQVLSPWMSTFSWAGVRDFSQLTLDLARNELIVGARNFLFRLDLSNMSLIQATDWAPDDETRRSCQSKGKTEIECQNYIRVLLVNKTQVMTCGTNAFQPLCTIREVGNLSKVLERVNGVARCPYDPRHNSTAVLTERGELYAATVIDFSGRDPVIYRSLGGMPPLRTAQYNSKWLNEPHFISAYDMGLFTLFFLRENAVEHDCGKTVYSRVARVCKNDIGGRFLLEDTWTTFMKARLNCSRSGEIPFYYNQLQSTFHLPEQDLIYAIFTTNVNSIAASAVCAFNLSAITRAFNGPFRSQENPRSTWMPTPNPISNFQCGTIEDEGPNEGLTERSLQDAQRLFLMNEVVQPESVDPLVMQDDVRFSHLAVDIVQGMDTLYHVMYIATEYGSILKALATSNKNLQGCYLEELELLPSGARQPILSLQILHSDRSLFVGLSDRVLKIPLERCSTYRTETLCLEARDPYCGWDMRQRRCTTLEDSTNMSQWKQNITACPLQNQTRHGAFGDWTAWQACSNDDGVDGVSSCLCRSRSCDSPAPRCGGRKCEGATIEVANCSRNGGWTPWSSWGQCSTSCGTGFELRQRSCNNPAPRHGGRVCVGAVRDERFCNEGASCPQPVLWSPWGSWTKCSSECSGGVHSRVRTCENGNSCPGCALVSQRHFATKSETWKHDNCDFNQEYKACNLEACPEVKRNTPWTPWMPVNVTQGGARQEQRTRYMCRARLADPHQLQMGRRKLETRFCPNDGTAACDTDDLVEDLLRTPPVRGASTPGWSSWDSWSGCSQSCSKGYRTRRRSCAGPEGKTAPVACKGSPVEYQDCNVQACLVKGAWSCWSSWSQCSAACGGGHYQRTRACSNPPPSAGGDICLGLHTEEALCNTHTCDGGWMAWSLWSACDDSGVQTRTRACGATGGAPCVGNTTQRRDCNEIPVILPASGFDTDQHCGAFTSIHLIATGVSCFLGAGLLSFLVYVYCQRFHKPSQESAVIHPTTPNHLNYKGNVTPKNEKYTPMEFKTLNKNNLLPDERSNLFPTSLQQANVYTTTYYPPALGKFDYQPNASPSPCRTYNHTNNT from the exons ATGACAACGTCCATGGCCGGCCTCCTCCTGCTgaggctcctcctcctcataaTCCCGTCGACGGCGGTGGCAACGGTTCTTCCCAACGCTACGTCAGCGTTCTCGACGGTGTCGCTTTTCCAGCCGCTCAGCCAGCCCGAGTGCTCCAAGAAAGAACATCCCAAAGTATCCACGCAAG TGCTCAGTCCGTGGATGTCCACGTTTTCATGGGCCGGGGTACGAGATTTCTCTCAGCTGACCCTTGACCTTGCCCGGAACGAACTCATTGTGGGCGCCAG GAACTTCCTGTTCAGGTTGGACCTCAGCAACATGTCATTAATCCAG GCGACGGACTGGGCGCCCGACGACGAGACCAGGAGGTCCTGTCAGAGCAAAGGCAAAACCGAG ATTGAGTGTCAGAACTATATCCGAGTGCTGCTGGTCAACAAGACCCAAGTCATGACCTGTGGGACCAATGCCTTCCAGCCCCTCTGCACAATCAGAGAG GTGGGCAACCTGAGCAAAGTGTTGGAACGCGTGAACGGCGTGGCCCGCTGCCCGTACGACCCTCGCCACAACTCCACGGCCGTGCTGACGGAGCGCGGGGAACTCTACGCCGCCACCGTCATCGACTTCTCCGGACGCGACCCCGTCATCTACCGCAGCCTGGGCGGGATGCCGCCGCTGCGTACCGCGCAGTACAACTCCAAGTGGCTTAACG AGCCGCATTTCATCTCCGCTTACGACATGGGCCTGTTCACGTTGTTCTTCCTGCGGGAGAACGCGGTGGAGCACGACTGCGGCAAGACGGTGTACTCGCGGGTGGCGCGCGTCTGCAAGAACGACATCGGCGGCCGCTTCCTGCTGGAGGACACGTGGACCACTTTCATGAAAGCCCGCCTCAATTGCTCGCGCTCGGGCGAGATCCCCTTCTACTACAACCAGTTGCAGAGCACCTTCCACCTGCCCGAGCAGGACCTGATCTACGCCATCTTCACCACCAACGT CAACAGCATCGCAGCCTCGGCCGTGTGCGCCTTCAACCTGAGCGCCATCACGCGCGCCTTCAACGGGCCTTTCCGCTCCCAGGAGAATCCCCGCTCCACCTGGATGCCCACCCCCAACCCTATCAGCAACTTCCAG TGCGGTACCATCGAGGACGAAGGTCCAAACGAGGGTCTGACGGAGCGCAGCCTGCAAGACGCCCAGCGCCTCTTCTTGATGAACGAAGTGGTGCAGCCCGAGTCAGTGGACCCGCTGGTCATGCAGGATGACGTGCGCTTCTCCCACCTGGCAGTGGACATCGTGCAGGGAATGGACACGCTCTACCACGTCATGTACATCGCCACCG AATACGGCAGCATCCTGAAGGCGCTGGCCACGTCCAACAAGAACCTGCAAGGCTGCtacctggaggagttggagCTCCTCCCGTCCGGCGCGCGGCAACCAATCCTGAGCCTGCAGATCCTGCACAGCGACCGCTCGCTCTTTGTGGGCCTCAGCGACCGAGTGCTAAAGATCCCCCTGGAGAGATGTTCCACGTACCGCACTGAGAC TCTGTGCTTGGAAGCTCGAGATCCTTACTGCGGTTGGGACATGCGTCAACGGCGCTGCACTACGCTGGAGGACAGCACCAACATGAGTCAGTGGAAGCAGAACATCACGGCGTGTCCG TTGCAGAACCAGACCAGGCACGGCGCTTTCGGAGACTGGACGGCGTGGCAGGCGTGCAGCAACGACGACGGTGTGGACGGCGTCAGCTCCTGTTTGTGCCGCTCCAGGTCATGCGACAGCCCGGCTCCTCGCTGCGGGGGCAGGAAGTGCGAGGGAGCCACCATCGAGGTGGCCAACTGTTCCAG AAACGGAGGCTGGACGCCCTGGTCGTCATGGGGACAGTGCAGCACCAGCTGCGGCACGGGATTCGAGCTGCGCCAGCGCTCCTGCAACAACCCGGCGCCGCGGCACGGAGGCCGCGTCTGCGTGGGGGCCGTTCGTGACGAGAG GTTCTGCAACGAGGGCGCCTCGTGTCCCCAGCCGGTCTTGTGGTCCCCGTGGGGCTCGTGGACCAAGTGCAGCAGCGAGTGCAGCGGAGGGGTGCACTCGCGGGTGCGGACCTGCGAAAACGGCAACAGCTGCCCGGGATGCGCCCTGGTAAGCCAGCGCCATTTCGCAACCAAATCAGAAACGTGGAAACATGACAATTGTGACTTTAACCAGGAGTACAAGGCGTGTAACCTGGAGGCGTGTCCCGAGGTCAAGCGGAACACCCCTTGGACGCCGTGGATGCCGGTCAACGTGACGCAGGGCGGCGCACGTCAGGAGCAGCGCACCCGCTACATGTGCCGCGCTCGCCTGGCCGACCCGCATCAGCTGCAGATGGGACGACGGAAGCTGGAGACCAGATTCTGCCCCAACGACGGCACCGCCGCCTGCGACACAGACG ACTTAGTGGAAGACCTGCTTCGGACCCCGCCGGTCCGAGGGGCGAGCACCCCTGGCTGGTCTTCGTGGGACTCCTGGTCCGGGTGTTCGCAGAGCTGCTCCAAAGGCTACCGCACCCGACGGCGGTCCTGCGCCGGACCCGAGGGCAAGACCGCCCCCGTGGCCTGCAAGGGTTCCCCCGTCGAGTACCAGGACTGCAACGTCCAGGCTTGTCTCG TGAAGGGCGCGTGGTCGTGCTGGTCGTCGTGGTCGCAGTGCTCGGCGGCGTGCGGCGGCGGCCACTACCAGCGCACCCGAGCGTGCTCCAACCCGCCGCCGTCCGCCGGGGGAGACATCTGCCTGGGGCTGCACACCGAGGAGGCGCTCTGCAACACGCACACGTGCGACG GTGGCTGGATGGCCTGGTCGCTGTGGTCGGCTTGCGACGACTCGGGGGTGCAGACGAGGACCCGAGCGTGCGGCGCCACCGGGGGCGCCCCCTGCGTGGGCAACACCACCCAGCGTAGGGACTGCAATGAAATACCTG TCATCCTTCCCGCATCGGGCTTTGATACGGACCAGCACTGCGGAG CGTTCACGTCCATCCACCTGATCGCCACCGGGGTGTCGTGCTTCCTGGGCGCCGGTCTCTTGTCCTTCCTGGTCTACGTGTACTGCCAACGCTTCCACAAGCCGTCGCAAGAGTCGGCCGTCATCCACCCGACCACGCCCAACCACCTCAACTACAAGGGCAACGTCACGCCAAAGAACGAGAAGTACACGCCCATGGAGTTCAAG ACGCTGAACAAGAACAACCTCCTGCCGGACGAACGCTCCAACTTGTTCCCGACGTCGCTGCAGCAGGCCAACGTGTACACCACCACGTACTACCCGCCCGCCCTGGGAAAGTTCGACTATCAGCCCAACGCCTCGCCCTCGCCCTGCCGGACCTACAACCACACCAACAACACCTGA
- the sema5ba gene encoding semaphorin-5B isoform X3 — translation MTTSMAGLLLLRLLLLIIPSTAVATVLPNATSAFSTVSLFQPLSQPECSKKEHPKVSTQVLSPWMSTFSWAGVRDFSQLTLDLARNELIVGARNFLFRLDLSNMSLIQATDWAPDDETRRSCQSKGKTEIECQNYIRVLLVNKTQVMTCGTNAFQPLCTIREVGNLSKVLERVNGVARCPYDPRHNSTAVLTERGELYAATVIDFSGRDPVIYRSLGGMPPLRTAQYNSKWLNEPHFISAYDMGLFTLFFLRENAVEHDCGKTVYSRVARVCKNDIGGRFLLEDTWTTFMKARLNCSRSGEIPFYYNQLQSTFHLPEQDLIYAIFTTNVNSIAASAVCAFNLSAITRAFNGPFRSQENPRSTWMPTPNPISNFQCGTIEDEGPNEGLTERSLQDAQRLFLMNEVVQPESVDPLVMQDDVRFSHLAVDIVQGMDTLYHVMYIATEYGSILKALATSNKNLQGCYLEELELLPSGARQPILSLQILHSDRSLFVGLSDRVLKIPLERCSTYRTETLCLEARDPYCGWDMRQRRCTTLEDSTNMSQWKQNITACPLQNQTRHGAFGDWTAWQACSNDDGVDGVSSCLCRSRSCDSPAPRCGGRKCEGATIEVANCSRNGGWTPWSSWGQCSTSCGTGFELRQRSCNNPAPRHGGRVCVGAVRDERFCNEGASCPQPVLWSPWGSWTKCSSECSGGVHSRVRTCENGNSCPGCALEYKACNLEACPEVKRNTPWTPWMPVNVTQGGARQEQRTRYMCRARLADPHQLQMGRRKLETRFCPNDGTAACDTDDLVEDLLRTPPVRGASTPGWSSWDSWSGCSQSCSKGYRTRRRSCAGPEGKTAPVACKGSPVEYQDCNVQACLVKGAWSCWSSWSQCSAACGGGHYQRTRACSNPPPSAGGDICLGLHTEEALCNTHTCDGGWMAWSLWSACDDSGVQTRTRACGATGGAPCVGNTTQRRDCNEIPVILPASGFDTDQHCGAFTSIHLIATGVSCFLGAGLLSFLVYVYCQRFHKPSQESAVIHPTTPNHLNYKGNVTPKNEKYTPMEFKTLNKNNLLPDERSNLFPTSLQQANVYTTTYYPPALGKFDYQPNASPSPCRTYNHTNNT, via the exons ATGACAACGTCCATGGCCGGCCTCCTCCTGCTgaggctcctcctcctcataaTCCCGTCGACGGCGGTGGCAACGGTTCTTCCCAACGCTACGTCAGCGTTCTCGACGGTGTCGCTTTTCCAGCCGCTCAGCCAGCCCGAGTGCTCCAAGAAAGAACATCCCAAAGTATCCACGCAAG TGCTCAGTCCGTGGATGTCCACGTTTTCATGGGCCGGGGTACGAGATTTCTCTCAGCTGACCCTTGACCTTGCCCGGAACGAACTCATTGTGGGCGCCAG GAACTTCCTGTTCAGGTTGGACCTCAGCAACATGTCATTAATCCAG GCGACGGACTGGGCGCCCGACGACGAGACCAGGAGGTCCTGTCAGAGCAAAGGCAAAACCGAG ATTGAGTGTCAGAACTATATCCGAGTGCTGCTGGTCAACAAGACCCAAGTCATGACCTGTGGGACCAATGCCTTCCAGCCCCTCTGCACAATCAGAGAG GTGGGCAACCTGAGCAAAGTGTTGGAACGCGTGAACGGCGTGGCCCGCTGCCCGTACGACCCTCGCCACAACTCCACGGCCGTGCTGACGGAGCGCGGGGAACTCTACGCCGCCACCGTCATCGACTTCTCCGGACGCGACCCCGTCATCTACCGCAGCCTGGGCGGGATGCCGCCGCTGCGTACCGCGCAGTACAACTCCAAGTGGCTTAACG AGCCGCATTTCATCTCCGCTTACGACATGGGCCTGTTCACGTTGTTCTTCCTGCGGGAGAACGCGGTGGAGCACGACTGCGGCAAGACGGTGTACTCGCGGGTGGCGCGCGTCTGCAAGAACGACATCGGCGGCCGCTTCCTGCTGGAGGACACGTGGACCACTTTCATGAAAGCCCGCCTCAATTGCTCGCGCTCGGGCGAGATCCCCTTCTACTACAACCAGTTGCAGAGCACCTTCCACCTGCCCGAGCAGGACCTGATCTACGCCATCTTCACCACCAACGT CAACAGCATCGCAGCCTCGGCCGTGTGCGCCTTCAACCTGAGCGCCATCACGCGCGCCTTCAACGGGCCTTTCCGCTCCCAGGAGAATCCCCGCTCCACCTGGATGCCCACCCCCAACCCTATCAGCAACTTCCAG TGCGGTACCATCGAGGACGAAGGTCCAAACGAGGGTCTGACGGAGCGCAGCCTGCAAGACGCCCAGCGCCTCTTCTTGATGAACGAAGTGGTGCAGCCCGAGTCAGTGGACCCGCTGGTCATGCAGGATGACGTGCGCTTCTCCCACCTGGCAGTGGACATCGTGCAGGGAATGGACACGCTCTACCACGTCATGTACATCGCCACCG AATACGGCAGCATCCTGAAGGCGCTGGCCACGTCCAACAAGAACCTGCAAGGCTGCtacctggaggagttggagCTCCTCCCGTCCGGCGCGCGGCAACCAATCCTGAGCCTGCAGATCCTGCACAGCGACCGCTCGCTCTTTGTGGGCCTCAGCGACCGAGTGCTAAAGATCCCCCTGGAGAGATGTTCCACGTACCGCACTGAGAC TCTGTGCTTGGAAGCTCGAGATCCTTACTGCGGTTGGGACATGCGTCAACGGCGCTGCACTACGCTGGAGGACAGCACCAACATGAGTCAGTGGAAGCAGAACATCACGGCGTGTCCG TTGCAGAACCAGACCAGGCACGGCGCTTTCGGAGACTGGACGGCGTGGCAGGCGTGCAGCAACGACGACGGTGTGGACGGCGTCAGCTCCTGTTTGTGCCGCTCCAGGTCATGCGACAGCCCGGCTCCTCGCTGCGGGGGCAGGAAGTGCGAGGGAGCCACCATCGAGGTGGCCAACTGTTCCAG AAACGGAGGCTGGACGCCCTGGTCGTCATGGGGACAGTGCAGCACCAGCTGCGGCACGGGATTCGAGCTGCGCCAGCGCTCCTGCAACAACCCGGCGCCGCGGCACGGAGGCCGCGTCTGCGTGGGGGCCGTTCGTGACGAGAG GTTCTGCAACGAGGGCGCCTCGTGTCCCCAGCCGGTCTTGTGGTCCCCGTGGGGCTCGTGGACCAAGTGCAGCAGCGAGTGCAGCGGAGGGGTGCACTCGCGGGTGCGGACCTGCGAAAACGGCAACAGCTGCCCGGGATGCGCCCTG GAGTACAAGGCGTGTAACCTGGAGGCGTGTCCCGAGGTCAAGCGGAACACCCCTTGGACGCCGTGGATGCCGGTCAACGTGACGCAGGGCGGCGCACGTCAGGAGCAGCGCACCCGCTACATGTGCCGCGCTCGCCTGGCCGACCCGCATCAGCTGCAGATGGGACGACGGAAGCTGGAGACCAGATTCTGCCCCAACGACGGCACCGCCGCCTGCGACACAGACG ACTTAGTGGAAGACCTGCTTCGGACCCCGCCGGTCCGAGGGGCGAGCACCCCTGGCTGGTCTTCGTGGGACTCCTGGTCCGGGTGTTCGCAGAGCTGCTCCAAAGGCTACCGCACCCGACGGCGGTCCTGCGCCGGACCCGAGGGCAAGACCGCCCCCGTGGCCTGCAAGGGTTCCCCCGTCGAGTACCAGGACTGCAACGTCCAGGCTTGTCTCG TGAAGGGCGCGTGGTCGTGCTGGTCGTCGTGGTCGCAGTGCTCGGCGGCGTGCGGCGGCGGCCACTACCAGCGCACCCGAGCGTGCTCCAACCCGCCGCCGTCCGCCGGGGGAGACATCTGCCTGGGGCTGCACACCGAGGAGGCGCTCTGCAACACGCACACGTGCGACG GTGGCTGGATGGCCTGGTCGCTGTGGTCGGCTTGCGACGACTCGGGGGTGCAGACGAGGACCCGAGCGTGCGGCGCCACCGGGGGCGCCCCCTGCGTGGGCAACACCACCCAGCGTAGGGACTGCAATGAAATACCTG TCATCCTTCCCGCATCGGGCTTTGATACGGACCAGCACTGCGGAG CGTTCACGTCCATCCACCTGATCGCCACCGGGGTGTCGTGCTTCCTGGGCGCCGGTCTCTTGTCCTTCCTGGTCTACGTGTACTGCCAACGCTTCCACAAGCCGTCGCAAGAGTCGGCCGTCATCCACCCGACCACGCCCAACCACCTCAACTACAAGGGCAACGTCACGCCAAAGAACGAGAAGTACACGCCCATGGAGTTCAAG ACGCTGAACAAGAACAACCTCCTGCCGGACGAACGCTCCAACTTGTTCCCGACGTCGCTGCAGCAGGCCAACGTGTACACCACCACGTACTACCCGCCCGCCCTGGGAAAGTTCGACTATCAGCCCAACGCCTCGCCCTCGCCCTGCCGGACCTACAACCACACCAACAACACCTGA